A stretch of Streptomyces vietnamensis DNA encodes these proteins:
- the aroH gene encoding chorismate mutase, protein MAVRAVRGAVQLERDEAGHMREQVEELLTAVLERNGLTTEDLISIWFTATPDLHSDFPAAAARHIGIVDVPLICAQELDIEGAMPRVVRLLAHVETELPKSRIAHVYLGAAAALRKDIAQ, encoded by the coding sequence GTGGCGGTACGAGCGGTCCGAGGAGCCGTCCAGCTGGAGCGGGACGAGGCCGGACACATGCGCGAGCAGGTCGAGGAGCTGCTCACCGCCGTCCTCGAACGCAACGGGCTCACCACCGAGGACCTCATCAGCATCTGGTTCACGGCCACGCCCGATCTGCACAGCGACTTCCCCGCCGCCGCGGCCCGGCACATCGGGATCGTCGACGTCCCCCTGATCTGCGCACAGGAACTCGACATCGAGGGTGCGATGCCGAGGGTCGTCCGGCTCCTCGCCCACGTCGAGACCGAACTGCCCAAGTCCCGGATCGCGCACGTCTACCTCGGTGCCGCGGCCGCCCTGCGCAAGGACATCGCCCAGTGA
- a CDS encoding YidB family protein, giving the protein MAEHPGSGDIGRVPYRTKGRTMAGGNDLGSLLGGLLGGAGGQGGGGNILGALLGALGGGGNGSNPLGGLLDMLTKAGLTDQAQSWVGTGENQAVSGAQIAGALPDDTLQKVAADAGVSPEQAADEIAQSLPQAVDKLTPNGSLPQGASLEEIIRRQQL; this is encoded by the coding sequence GTGGCGGAACACCCCGGTTCGGGTGACATTGGGCGTGTTCCGTACCGGACGAAAGGCAGGACCATGGCGGGTGGCAACGATCTCGGCAGTCTCCTCGGGGGCCTCCTCGGCGGCGCAGGCGGGCAGGGCGGCGGCGGCAACATCCTCGGCGCCCTGCTCGGGGCCCTCGGGGGAGGAGGCAACGGCTCGAACCCGCTCGGCGGCCTTCTCGACATGCTCACCAAGGCCGGTCTCACCGACCAGGCCCAGTCCTGGGTCGGCACCGGCGAGAACCAGGCCGTCAGCGGCGCCCAGATCGCCGGGGCCCTCCCCGACGACACCCTCCAGAAGGTCGCGGCGGACGCCGGCGTCAGCCCGGAGCAGGCCGCCGACGAGATCGCGCAGTCGCTGCCGCAGGCCGTCGACAAGCTGACCCCGAACGGTTCGCTGCCCCAGGGCGCCTCCCTGGAGGAGATCATCCGCCGGCAGCAGCTCTGA
- a CDS encoding prephenate dehydrogenase, whose product MRTALVIGTGLIGTSAALALAGRGVSVHLRDHDPARARTAAALGAGTDEAPEGPVDLVVVAVPPAHVAATLAEAMKAGLARGYLDVASVKGGPKRELEALGLDLTAYIGSHPMSGKERSGPLAATADLFEGRPWVLTPTRDTDTEVLNLALELVALCRAVPVVMDADAHDRAVALVSHTPQLVSSMVAARLEEADESAVRLCGQGIRDVTRIAASDPRMWVEILSANPGPVADVLSGVAADLDETVRALRALQSASADERRDGATGVEDVLRRGNAGRARVPGKHGAAPKAYETVAVLISDQPGELARIFADAGRAGVNIEDVRIEHATGQQAGLVQLMVEPSAAGPLGAALQERGWSLRTS is encoded by the coding sequence GTGAGAACAGCGCTCGTCATCGGTACCGGCCTGATCGGCACCTCCGCCGCCCTCGCCCTCGCGGGCCGGGGCGTCAGCGTCCACCTGCGCGACCACGACCCGGCGCGCGCCCGCACGGCCGCCGCGCTCGGCGCGGGCACCGACGAGGCCCCCGAAGGCCCCGTGGACCTCGTCGTCGTCGCCGTGCCCCCGGCGCACGTGGCCGCCACCCTCGCCGAGGCCATGAAGGCCGGCCTGGCCCGCGGCTACCTGGACGTGGCCAGCGTCAAGGGCGGCCCGAAGCGGGAGCTGGAGGCGCTGGGCCTCGACCTCACCGCGTACATCGGCAGCCACCCCATGTCCGGCAAGGAGCGGTCCGGCCCGCTCGCCGCCACCGCCGACCTCTTCGAGGGCCGGCCCTGGGTCCTCACCCCGACCCGGGACACCGACACCGAGGTCCTCAACCTCGCCCTGGAGCTCGTCGCCCTCTGCCGGGCCGTCCCCGTCGTCATGGACGCCGACGCCCACGACCGGGCCGTGGCCCTCGTCTCCCACACCCCGCAGCTGGTGTCCTCGATGGTCGCCGCGCGCCTGGAGGAGGCCGACGAGTCCGCCGTACGGCTCTGCGGGCAGGGCATCCGCGACGTCACCCGGATCGCGGCCTCCGACCCGCGCATGTGGGTCGAGATCCTCTCCGCCAACCCCGGGCCCGTCGCCGACGTCCTCTCCGGCGTCGCCGCCGACCTCGACGAGACCGTGCGCGCGCTGCGGGCCCTCCAGTCCGCCTCGGCGGACGAACGCCGCGACGGTGCGACGGGGGTCGAGGACGTGCTGCGGCGCGGGAACGCGGGGCGGGCCCGCGTTCCCGGCAAGCACGGTGCCGCGCCCAAGGCCTACGAGACCGTCGCCGTCCTCATCAGCGACCAGCCGGGCGAGCTCGCCCGCATCTTCGCCGACGCGGGGCGGGCGGGCGTCAACATCGAGGACGTCCGCATCGAGCACGCGACGGGGCAGCAGGCGGGTCTGGTCCAGCTGATGGTGGAGCCGTCGGCGGCGGGTCCGCTGGGCGCGGCGCTGCAGGAACGAGGCTGGTCCCTCCGCACGAGCTGA
- a CDS encoding NUDIX hydrolase encodes MTAHQAPEGYDPYAFEPFAVTVDLAVLTIREERLHVLLVERGQEPYAGSWALPGGFVLPRESAERAARRELAEETGLSEATVAGLHLEQLRTYTEPDRDPRMRVVSVAFTALVPDPPEPRGGGDAAQARWIPYGTHGALAFDHDRILADAHERVGAKLEYTCLATAFCPPEFTLGELRQVYETVWGVELDRPNFRRKVLTTPGFVQAVEGPPRLTGGRGKPAALYRAGGATTLHPPLLRPEGRPA; translated from the coding sequence ATGACCGCCCACCAGGCCCCCGAGGGCTACGACCCGTACGCCTTCGAGCCGTTCGCCGTCACCGTCGACCTCGCCGTCCTCACGATCCGCGAGGAGCGCCTGCACGTCCTGCTCGTCGAGCGCGGCCAGGAGCCGTACGCCGGATCCTGGGCCCTGCCCGGCGGATTCGTCCTGCCCCGCGAGTCCGCCGAACGGGCCGCCCGGCGCGAACTCGCCGAGGAGACCGGCCTCTCCGAGGCCACCGTCGCCGGACTCCACCTCGAACAGCTCCGCACCTACACCGAACCGGACCGCGACCCGAGGATGCGGGTCGTCTCCGTCGCCTTCACCGCGCTCGTACCCGACCCGCCCGAGCCGCGCGGCGGCGGCGACGCGGCCCAGGCCCGGTGGATCCCGTACGGGACGCACGGCGCCCTCGCCTTCGACCACGACCGGATCCTCGCCGACGCCCACGAACGGGTCGGCGCCAAGCTGGAGTACACCTGCCTCGCGACCGCCTTCTGCCCGCCCGAGTTCACCCTCGGCGAGCTGCGGCAGGTCTACGAGACGGTCTGGGGCGTCGAACTCGACCGCCCCAACTTCCGGCGCAAGGTCCTCACCACGCCCGGCTTCGTCCAGGCCGTGGAAGGACCGCCGCGCCTCACCGGCGGACGGGGGAAACCGGCCGCTCTCTACCGGGCGGGCGGGGCCACCACCCTCCACCCGCCCCTCCTGCGACCGGAAGGACGCCCCGCATGA
- a CDS encoding nucleotidyltransferase domain-containing protein, whose translation MTPEELVREHTIYSCVMGSRAFGLATEDSDTDVRGVYLAPTPLFWHFDKPPAHVEGPGEDQFSWELERFCELALRNNPNVLECLHSPVVEHVDDWGRELLSLRGAFLSRRAHQTFVRYAVGQRRKLDADVRQYGHPRWKHAMHLLRLLTSCRDLLRTGELRIDVGEDRDRLLAVKRGEVSWPEVESWMNRLQEEADRAHDTTPLPAAPDTPRIQDFLTRARRASALA comes from the coding sequence ATGACTCCGGAAGAGCTGGTGCGCGAGCACACGATCTACTCCTGCGTGATGGGCTCGCGCGCCTTCGGTCTGGCGACCGAGGACAGCGACACGGACGTACGGGGCGTGTATCTCGCCCCGACGCCGCTCTTCTGGCACTTCGACAAGCCCCCGGCGCACGTGGAGGGCCCGGGCGAGGACCAGTTCAGCTGGGAGCTGGAACGCTTCTGCGAGCTCGCCCTGCGCAACAACCCGAACGTCCTGGAATGCCTCCACTCCCCCGTGGTCGAGCACGTCGACGACTGGGGCCGCGAGCTCCTCTCCCTGCGCGGCGCCTTCCTGTCCCGCCGGGCCCACCAGACCTTCGTCCGGTACGCGGTCGGCCAGCGCCGCAAGCTGGACGCGGACGTCCGCCAGTACGGGCATCCGCGCTGGAAGCACGCCATGCACCTGCTGCGGCTCCTCACCAGCTGCCGCGACCTGCTGCGCACGGGCGAGCTCCGCATCGACGTGGGCGAGGACCGCGACCGCCTCCTCGCGGTCAAGCGCGGCGAGGTGTCCTGGCCGGAGGTGGAGTCCTGGATGAACCGCCTCCAGGAGGAGGCGGACCGCGCCCACGACACGACCCCCCTCCCCGCCGCCCCGGACACACCCCGGATCCAGGACTTCCTGACCCGCGCCCGCCGCGCCTCCGCCCTGGCCTAG
- a CDS encoding Rieske (2Fe-2S) protein, producing the protein MTSRATTRRTVLLAAAALTTACGSDGGGGGGTSTSAPATSEPATSEPAPTSTAAPSGGAPLARTSQIPVGGGTVFAKEKVVVTQPTAGEFKAFSAICTHQGCTVNKVEDGTIDCPCHGSKYRIADGSVAAGPAPRPLPAEQIIVSGETITLA; encoded by the coding sequence ATGACTTCACGCGCCACGACACGTCGTACCGTCCTGTTGGCCGCGGCGGCTCTGACGACGGCCTGCGGCTCGGACGGCGGGGGCGGCGGCGGTACGAGCACGAGCGCCCCGGCCACCAGCGAACCGGCCACCAGCGAACCGGCCCCGACCAGTACGGCCGCTCCGAGCGGTGGCGCTCCCCTGGCCAGGACCTCCCAGATCCCGGTCGGCGGCGGCACGGTCTTCGCGAAGGAGAAGGTGGTCGTGACGCAGCCGACGGCGGGCGAGTTCAAGGCGTTCTCGGCGATCTGCACCCACCAGGGCTGCACGGTGAACAAGGTCGAGGACGGCACGATCGACTGTCCCTGCCACGGCTCCAAGTACCGCATCGCCGACGGGTCGGTGGCGGCCGGCCCGGCCCCTCGCCCCCTCCCGGCCGAGCAGATTATTGTCTCGGGGGAAACGATCACTCTCGCGTAA
- a CDS encoding pseudouridine synthase, whose translation MRSSSGRNSSGNNGGSRGGNSGGRGGSGGGRGNSGGGGGRGNYRGAGNGRDDRQGQGGGRPGQGGGRPGQGAGGRPGQGGGRPTGSSPRKARPEERTYDERYSPGGSSEAPKRGRGAAARGGAKGGPRQSPQRGGGRTAPARSREYDARAEERNRERYAGKPEIKLPKTFPGAEQEGERLQKVLARAGMGSRRACEELIEQARVEVNGEIVLEQGMRVDPEKDEIKVDGLTVATQSYLFFALNKPSGVVSTMEDPDGRQCLGDYVTNRETRLFHVGRLDTETEGIILLTNHGELAHRLTHPKYGVKKTYLAAITGPLPREVGRRLKEGIQLEDGYARADHFRVVEQTGKNYLVEVTLHEGRKHIVRRMLAEAGFPVEKLVRTAFGPIALGDQKSGWLRRLTNTEVGMLMKEVGM comes from the coding sequence ATGCGAAGCAGCAGCGGCAGGAACAGCAGCGGAAACAACGGCGGGAGCCGTGGTGGCAACAGCGGCGGCCGCGGCGGCAGCGGCGGAGGCCGCGGCAACAGCGGCGGTGGCGGCGGACGCGGGAACTACCGCGGCGCCGGCAACGGCCGCGACGACCGTCAGGGCCAGGGCGGCGGACGCCCGGGCCAGGGCGGCGGGCGCCCCGGCCAGGGTGCCGGCGGGCGTCCGGGTCAGGGCGGCGGTCGGCCGACCGGCTCCAGCCCGCGCAAGGCGCGCCCGGAGGAGCGCACCTACGACGAGCGCTACAGCCCCGGCGGCTCCTCGGAGGCCCCCAAGCGCGGGCGTGGCGCGGCCGCGCGCGGCGGCGCCAAGGGCGGCCCGCGGCAGTCCCCGCAGCGCGGCGGCGGCCGTACGGCGCCCGCCCGCTCGCGCGAGTACGACGCCCGCGCGGAGGAGCGCAACCGGGAGCGGTACGCCGGCAAGCCCGAGATCAAGCTCCCGAAGACCTTCCCCGGCGCCGAGCAGGAGGGCGAGCGGCTGCAGAAGGTCCTCGCCCGCGCCGGCATGGGCTCGCGGCGCGCCTGCGAGGAGCTCATCGAGCAGGCCCGCGTCGAGGTCAACGGCGAGATCGTCCTCGAGCAGGGCATGCGCGTCGACCCGGAGAAGGACGAGATCAAGGTGGACGGCCTGACCGTCGCCACCCAGTCGTACCTCTTCTTCGCGCTGAACAAGCCCTCCGGTGTCGTCTCCACCATGGAGGACCCGGACGGCCGCCAGTGCCTCGGCGACTACGTCACCAACCGCGAGACCCGGCTGTTCCACGTCGGCCGGCTCGACACGGAGACCGAGGGCATCATCCTGCTCACCAACCACGGCGAGCTGGCCCACCGCCTCACGCACCCGAAGTACGGCGTGAAGAAGACCTACCTGGCCGCCATCACCGGCCCGCTGCCCCGCGAGGTCGGCCGGCGCCTGAAGGAAGGCATCCAGCTGGAGGACGGCTACGCGCGCGCCGACCACTTCCGCGTCGTCGAGCAGACCGGCAAGAACTACCTGGTCGAGGTCACCCTCCACGAGGGCCGCAAGCACATCGTGCGCCGGATGCTCGCCGAGGCGGGCTTCCCGGTCGAGAAGCTGGTCCGCACCGCCTTCGGCCCGATCGCCCTGGGCGACCAGAAGTCGGGCTGGCTGCGCCGCCTGACCAACACCGAGGTCGGCATGCTGATGAAGGAAGTCGGCATGTAA
- a CDS encoding AAA family ATPase has product MTRYGHGLVPGGFHPPHAGHHHLVRTARDRCERVTVLVRGSSLDALSVEDRVAWLREIHPDVLVSGAVDDEYAGPERVDAVFASEPYGDELGRRLGAETVLVDCEPPLSDTAVREDPAAFWDFLEPPVRAALTRRVVVLGAGSTGTTTMARALADHYRRRGGVWARTRCVPEYGSEPGAFEPTLRSSDFPVIAQRRAEREEEAARDGSPVLFCDTDAFAATIWHERHFGTTSPAAGEIAAHGRQHLWLLTDHRGVPCEGDEEQLRPWMTARFLTQLAHTGRRTAVLTGPHEERLAAAVAAVDHLLAEGPYLAHPLPERR; this is encoded by the coding sequence ATGACGCGTTACGGCCACGGCCTCGTCCCCGGCGGGTTCCATCCGCCGCACGCCGGCCACCACCACCTCGTCCGCACCGCGCGCGACCGCTGCGAGCGCGTCACGGTGCTCGTCCGGGGCTCCTCCCTGGACGCCCTGTCCGTGGAGGACCGGGTCGCCTGGCTGCGGGAGATCCACCCGGACGTCCTCGTGTCCGGCGCCGTCGACGACGAGTACGCCGGCCCCGAGCGCGTCGACGCCGTCTTCGCCTCGGAGCCGTACGGGGACGAACTCGGCCGCCGCCTCGGCGCCGAGACCGTCCTCGTCGACTGCGAGCCGCCCCTCTCCGACACCGCCGTACGCGAGGACCCCGCCGCCTTCTGGGACTTCCTGGAGCCGCCGGTACGGGCCGCGCTCACCCGGCGCGTCGTCGTCCTCGGCGCCGGGTCCACCGGCACCACCACCATGGCCCGCGCCCTCGCCGACCACTACCGGCGGCGCGGTGGCGTCTGGGCCCGTACCCGCTGCGTACCGGAGTACGGGAGCGAGCCCGGCGCGTTCGAGCCCACCCTCCGCTCCTCCGACTTCCCCGTCATCGCCCAGCGCCGGGCCGAACGGGAGGAGGAGGCCGCCAGGGACGGCTCGCCCGTCCTCTTCTGCGACACCGACGCCTTCGCCGCCACCATCTGGCACGAGCGCCACTTCGGCACCACCAGCCCCGCCGCCGGCGAGATCGCCGCCCACGGCCGGCAGCACCTCTGGCTGCTCACCGACCACCGGGGCGTCCCCTGCGAGGGCGACGAGGAGCAGCTGCGGCCCTGGATGACCGCCCGCTTCCTCACCCAGCTCGCGCACACCGGCCGCCGCACGGCCGTCCTCACCGGCCCCCACGAGGAGCGGCTCGCGGCCGCCGTCGCCGCCGTCGACCACCTGCTCGCCGAGGGCCCGTACCTCGCCCACCCCCTGCCGGAGCGCCGATGA
- a CDS encoding ADP-ribosylglycohydrolase family protein: protein MNLTRHATKQAATGSLIGLALGDALGFPTEFNDVPSILAKVGPWRQMALPVRNGTAYVTDDTQMTLAFARGIRTAMDRGVLAPLRLARPVRDEFVDWYHSPENNRAPGNTCLRACMLLDGDRPWQDASQIHSKGCGANMRVAPIGLVPGLSEEQRAGAAQLQSGLTHGHPTALAASDLTARAVYLLAQGVDPAGLVGQLRSYAYENRSRYHEHWLGDLWTRSQDPSALHFVQRGWDECLAVLERLDAVQRTADPELDPCEYTGDGWIAEEALATGLLCFLLFPDEPLTALRRAACTRGDSDSIAALAGAFAGAHLGADAWPKEWEERVEYRSDLLTFGALWDA, encoded by the coding sequence ATGAACCTCACACGACACGCGACCAAGCAGGCCGCGACCGGCTCCCTGATCGGGCTCGCGCTCGGGGACGCGCTGGGCTTCCCGACCGAGTTCAACGACGTGCCGTCGATCCTCGCCAAGGTCGGTCCCTGGCGTCAGATGGCGCTGCCGGTCAGGAACGGCACGGCGTACGTCACCGACGACACCCAGATGACCCTCGCCTTCGCCCGTGGCATCCGCACGGCCATGGACCGGGGCGTACTGGCCCCGCTGCGGCTCGCCAGGCCCGTACGCGACGAGTTCGTCGACTGGTACCACTCCCCGGAGAACAACCGCGCCCCCGGCAACACCTGCCTGCGCGCCTGCATGCTCCTCGACGGCGACCGGCCCTGGCAGGACGCCAGCCAGATCCACTCCAAGGGCTGTGGCGCCAACATGCGGGTCGCGCCCATCGGGCTGGTCCCCGGGCTCAGCGAGGAGCAGCGGGCCGGTGCCGCGCAGCTCCAGTCGGGCCTGACCCACGGTCACCCCACCGCGCTCGCCGCCTCCGACCTCACCGCCCGCGCCGTGTACCTGCTCGCGCAGGGCGTGGACCCGGCCGGGCTCGTCGGGCAGCTGCGCTCGTACGCGTACGAGAACCGCTCCCGCTACCACGAGCACTGGCTCGGCGACCTGTGGACCCGCTCCCAGGACCCCAGCGCACTCCACTTCGTCCAGCGGGGCTGGGACGAGTGCCTGGCCGTCCTGGAGCGCCTCGACGCCGTCCAGCGCACGGCCGACCCGGAGCTCGACCCCTGCGAGTACACCGGCGACGGCTGGATCGCCGAGGAGGCCCTCGCGACCGGCCTGCTCTGCTTCCTGCTCTTCCCCGACGAGCCCCTCACCGCCCTGCGCCGCGCGGCCTGCACGCGCGGCGACTCCGACTCGATCGCCGCCCTCGCGGGCGCCTTCGCCGGCGCCCACCTCGGCGCGGACGCCTGGCCGAAGGAGTGGGAGGAGCGCGTCGAGTACCGCAGCGACCTGCTGACCTTCGGCGCGCTCTGGGACGCGTGA